One stretch of Euphorbia lathyris chromosome 7, ddEupLath1.1, whole genome shotgun sequence DNA includes these proteins:
- the LOC136235371 gene encoding beta carbonic anhydrase 5, chloroplastic-like isoform X4 produces the protein MLCLTRSILIRHVSQKKGGFQGVNSFLADSSSGNLKSFRLGFRETPVASVEQENNRLDFFKEMKLRFLNFKKHKYLEEVEHFQNLAELQSPKFMVIACVDSRVCPCNILGFEPGEAFMVRNVANLVPSFEKGPTETNAALEFAVNTLQVENIFVIGHSNCAGIQALMSMKNNSSSFVEKWVGTAEVARLRTEAQASHLSFDQQCKHCEKEAINLSLHNLLSYPWIKERVRKQLLCIHGGYYDFVNCTFQKWTLDTTETTTFSSKAFQFC, from the exons ATGCTCTGCCTCACCC GATCAATTCTCATAAGACATGTTTCCCAGAAGAAGGGAGGATTTCAGGGTGTCAATTCCTTTCTTGCTGATTCGAGCTCA GGAAATCTCAAGTCTTTCCGTTTAGGATTCAG GGAGACTCCAGTTGCTAGTGTTGAACAAGAGAATAACAGGTTAGATTTTTTCAAGGAGATGAAGCTGAGGTTTCTGAATTTCAAGAAGCACAAATATCT AGAAGAAGTGGAGCATTTTCAGAATCTGGCTGAGCTGCAGTCACCAAAG TTTATGGTGATTGCTTGTGTAGACTCGAGGGTTTGCCCTTGTAACATTCTTGGATTTGAACCTGGAGAAGCTTTTATGGTCCGAAATGTCGCAAATCTTGTTCCATCATTTGAG AAGGGACCAACAGAAACAAATGCAGCCCTTGAGTTTGCTGTAAATACTCTTCAA GTTGAAAATATATTTGTGATTGGCCATAGTAACTGTGCAGGGATTCAAGCTCTTATGAGTATGAAAAACAACTCCTCCAG CTTTGTTGAGAAATGGGTTGGTACAGCTGAAGTTGCGAGGTTAAGAACAGAAGCTCAAGCAAGTCACCTTAGCTTTGATCAACAATGCAAACATTGTGAAAAG GAAGCTATCAACCTTTCTTTGCACAACTTACTGAGTTATCCATGGATCAAAGAAAGAGTGAGGAAACAGCTGCTTTGTATTCATGGAGGATATTATGATTTTGTCAATTGCACATTTCAGAAGTGGACTCTTGATACTACGGAAACCACCACTTTCTCATCAAAAGCCTTTCAATTCTG ttga
- the LOC136235371 gene encoding beta carbonic anhydrase 5, chloroplastic-like isoform X3, whose amino-acid sequence MLCLTRSILIRHVSQKKGGFQGVNSFLADSSSGNLKSFRLGFRETPVASVEQENNRLDFFKEMKLRFLNFKKHKYLEEVEHFQNLAELQSPKFMVIACVDSRVCPCNILGFEPGEAFMVRNVANLVPSFEKGPTETNAALEFAVNTLQVENIFVIGHSNCAGIQALMSMKNNSSSFVEKWVGTAEVARLRTEAQASHLSFDQQCKHCEKEAINLSLHNLLSYPWIKERVRKQLLCIHGGYYDFVNCTFQKWTLDTTETTTFSSKAFQFWFSVFSMAP is encoded by the exons ATGCTCTGCCTCACCC GATCAATTCTCATAAGACATGTTTCCCAGAAGAAGGGAGGATTTCAGGGTGTCAATTCCTTTCTTGCTGATTCGAGCTCA GGAAATCTCAAGTCTTTCCGTTTAGGATTCAG GGAGACTCCAGTTGCTAGTGTTGAACAAGAGAATAACAGGTTAGATTTTTTCAAGGAGATGAAGCTGAGGTTTCTGAATTTCAAGAAGCACAAATATCT AGAAGAAGTGGAGCATTTTCAGAATCTGGCTGAGCTGCAGTCACCAAAG TTTATGGTGATTGCTTGTGTAGACTCGAGGGTTTGCCCTTGTAACATTCTTGGATTTGAACCTGGAGAAGCTTTTATGGTCCGAAATGTCGCAAATCTTGTTCCATCATTTGAG AAGGGACCAACAGAAACAAATGCAGCCCTTGAGTTTGCTGTAAATACTCTTCAA GTTGAAAATATATTTGTGATTGGCCATAGTAACTGTGCAGGGATTCAAGCTCTTATGAGTATGAAAAACAACTCCTCCAG CTTTGTTGAGAAATGGGTTGGTACAGCTGAAGTTGCGAGGTTAAGAACAGAAGCTCAAGCAAGTCACCTTAGCTTTGATCAACAATGCAAACATTGTGAAAAG GAAGCTATCAACCTTTCTTTGCACAACTTACTGAGTTATCCATGGATCAAAGAAAGAGTGAGGAAACAGCTGCTTTGTATTCATGGAGGATATTATGATTTTGTCAATTGCACATTTCAGAAGTGGACTCTTGATACTACGGAAACCACCACTTTCTCATCAAAAGCCTTTCAATTCTG gttctccgtcttctccatggcgccttga
- the LOC136235371 gene encoding beta carbonic anhydrase 5, chloroplastic-like isoform X2 yields the protein MLCLTRSILIRHVSQKKGGFQGVNSFLADSSSGNLKSFRLGFRETPVASVEQENNRLDFFKEMKLRFLNFKKHKYLEEVEHFQNLAELQSPKFMVIACVDSRVCPCNILGFEPGEAFMVRNVANLVPSFEKGPTETNAALEFAVENIFVIGHSNCAGIQALMSMKNNSSSFVEKWVGTAEVARLRTEAQASHLSFDQQCKHCEKEAINLSLHNLLSYPWIKERVRKQLLCIHGGYYDFVNCTFQKWTLDTTETTTFSSKAFQFCRCLPSSPTSRHCLASWWLFTPL from the exons ATGCTCTGCCTCACCC GATCAATTCTCATAAGACATGTTTCCCAGAAGAAGGGAGGATTTCAGGGTGTCAATTCCTTTCTTGCTGATTCGAGCTCA GGAAATCTCAAGTCTTTCCGTTTAGGATTCAG GGAGACTCCAGTTGCTAGTGTTGAACAAGAGAATAACAGGTTAGATTTTTTCAAGGAGATGAAGCTGAGGTTTCTGAATTTCAAGAAGCACAAATATCT AGAAGAAGTGGAGCATTTTCAGAATCTGGCTGAGCTGCAGTCACCAAAG TTTATGGTGATTGCTTGTGTAGACTCGAGGGTTTGCCCTTGTAACATTCTTGGATTTGAACCTGGAGAAGCTTTTATGGTCCGAAATGTCGCAAATCTTGTTCCATCATTTGAG AAGGGACCAACAGAAACAAATGCAGCCCTTGAGTTTGCT GTTGAAAATATATTTGTGATTGGCCATAGTAACTGTGCAGGGATTCAAGCTCTTATGAGTATGAAAAACAACTCCTCCAG CTTTGTTGAGAAATGGGTTGGTACAGCTGAAGTTGCGAGGTTAAGAACAGAAGCTCAAGCAAGTCACCTTAGCTTTGATCAACAATGCAAACATTGTGAAAAG GAAGCTATCAACCTTTCTTTGCACAACTTACTGAGTTATCCATGGATCAAAGAAAGAGTGAGGAAACAGCTGCTTTGTATTCATGGAGGATATTATGATTTTGTCAATTGCACATTTCAGAAGTGGACTCTTGATACTACGGAAACCACCACTTTCTCATCAAAAGCCTTTCAATTCTG CCGTTGTTTGCCCAGTTCCCCAACCTCACGTCACTGCCTGGCTTCCTGGTGGCTCTTTACCCCCCTTTGA
- the LOC136235371 gene encoding beta carbonic anhydrase 5, chloroplastic-like isoform X1 — translation MLCLTRSILIRHVSQKKGGFQGVNSFLADSSSGNLKSFRLGFRETPVASVEQENNRLDFFKEMKLRFLNFKKHKYLEEVEHFQNLAELQSPKFMVIACVDSRVCPCNILGFEPGEAFMVRNVANLVPSFEKGPTETNAALEFAVNTLQVENIFVIGHSNCAGIQALMSMKNNSSSFVEKWVGTAEVARLRTEAQASHLSFDQQCKHCEKEAINLSLHNLLSYPWIKERVRKQLLCIHGGYYDFVNCTFQKWTLDTTETTTFSSKAFQFCRCLPSSPTSRHCLASWWLFTPL, via the exons ATGCTCTGCCTCACCC GATCAATTCTCATAAGACATGTTTCCCAGAAGAAGGGAGGATTTCAGGGTGTCAATTCCTTTCTTGCTGATTCGAGCTCA GGAAATCTCAAGTCTTTCCGTTTAGGATTCAG GGAGACTCCAGTTGCTAGTGTTGAACAAGAGAATAACAGGTTAGATTTTTTCAAGGAGATGAAGCTGAGGTTTCTGAATTTCAAGAAGCACAAATATCT AGAAGAAGTGGAGCATTTTCAGAATCTGGCTGAGCTGCAGTCACCAAAG TTTATGGTGATTGCTTGTGTAGACTCGAGGGTTTGCCCTTGTAACATTCTTGGATTTGAACCTGGAGAAGCTTTTATGGTCCGAAATGTCGCAAATCTTGTTCCATCATTTGAG AAGGGACCAACAGAAACAAATGCAGCCCTTGAGTTTGCTGTAAATACTCTTCAA GTTGAAAATATATTTGTGATTGGCCATAGTAACTGTGCAGGGATTCAAGCTCTTATGAGTATGAAAAACAACTCCTCCAG CTTTGTTGAGAAATGGGTTGGTACAGCTGAAGTTGCGAGGTTAAGAACAGAAGCTCAAGCAAGTCACCTTAGCTTTGATCAACAATGCAAACATTGTGAAAAG GAAGCTATCAACCTTTCTTTGCACAACTTACTGAGTTATCCATGGATCAAAGAAAGAGTGAGGAAACAGCTGCTTTGTATTCATGGAGGATATTATGATTTTGTCAATTGCACATTTCAGAAGTGGACTCTTGATACTACGGAAACCACCACTTTCTCATCAAAAGCCTTTCAATTCTG CCGTTGTTTGCCCAGTTCCCCAACCTCACGTCACTGCCTGGCTTCCTGGTGGCTCTTTACCCCCCTTTGA